The region GTACTGCTCGCGAATGGCTGCAGCAACTTCCTTGTTTTCGCCAGCAAGAAGGGCATATTTCTCACCCATAATCCCTTGAAGTTCAGGAAATTCACCAACCATGTTTGTTAGGAGGTCAAACTTATAGATCTCGCTCGCACGGGCAATGTTCTTGCGTGCATTGTCGTCAAGACCAAGTTTTTCAGCGATGATGTCAGCGATAAGCTGAGTACGCATCATGTGCTCATAGATTGAACCAATTTTTTCATGGAAGGTTACCTTCTTAAGTTTTTCCACAAGTTCAGGGATCGAAAGTTTTTGGTCTTCACGCCAGAAGAATTCCCCATCTTCAAGACGGGCTACAAGCACTTTCTCATTCCCTGAGATGACATTCTCCAGGTGTTCAGCGTTACCATTACGGACTGCAACGAAGTTTGGTAGGAGGTTTCCTCCTGCGTCACGAACCTCAAAGTAACGTTGGTGCTCACGCATGCTGGTTACAAGGACTTCGTCTGGTACCTCAAGGTACTTGTCTTCAAAGCTTCCAACAAAGGCTGTTGGGTACTCAACGATATTGTTAACCTCTTCAAGGAGACCTGGTTCAAGGTACATGGTCCAGTCGTTCTTCTTAGCCAGCTCGTCAATTTGACCAGTGATAAGGTCGCGACGGCTTGTAGCGTCCGCAATAACAAAGTTATCAAGTAGTGCTTTTTCATAGTCTGAAGCACTTTCAATGACAATATCGTTGTTTGCTAGGAAGCGGTGGCCACGGCTAGTGCGTCCAGCCTGGTCCTCAAGGATTGAGAATGGGACAACTACTTCATTGTAAAGGGAGATGAGCCACTGGATTGGACGGACAAACAAGAGGGTATTGTTCCCCCACTTCATATAGGTCGAGAAGTTCATTTTTTCGATAACTTCGCGTCCTACCTGTTCAAGAACCTCGCTTGATTTAACTCCTGGCGTGTGCTTGTCGGCATAGAGGTAGCCGTTTTCTTCGATTAGGGTTTCAGGATCAACACCTTGACCACGTGAGAAACCAAGAACGGCCTTCGACCAATTTCCTTGGTCGTCACGGGCAATCTTGCTTGAAGGACCCTTAACGCGTTCAGTCACAGCCTCAGTTGACTCGCTCATTCCCTCAACAAGGACCGCTAGGCGGCGTGGTGTTGAGAATTTCTTAATTGTGTTAAATTTGATGCGGTTTTCTGAAAGGAATTTTTCCATCCTTTCTGCTAGTTGATTGATTGAAGGAGTAACCAGGTGTGCTGGCATTTCCTCAAGACCAATTTCAAGTAAATATTCTGCCATTATTTTTCTCCCTCAGCTGTTTTTTCTGCGTATTTTCCATTTTCTCCCAGATACTTGTCGCGAAGCTTTTGATCCTTAAGAAGAGGGAAGCCAAGTTTTGCACGCTCTTCGATAAAGGTTCTTGCAACCTTTCTTGCCATTGCACGAACGCGGTGGAGGTAACCTGCACGCTCCGTTACTGATACAGCTCCGCGGGCATCAAGAAGGTTGAAGGTGTGTGATGACTTAAGGATATAGTCGTAGGCTGGGTGGACAAGGCCTAGGTCAAGAAGTTTTGTTGCTTCACGCTCATAGGTGTCAAAAAGAGTTAGGAGCATCTCTTGGTCACTTTCTTCAAAGGCAAATTTTGAATGCTCATACTCAGGCTCGGTAAAGATGTCCCCGTAGAGTACGCCATTTCCCCACTCAAGGTCGTAGACGCTATCTGTTTTTTGGATGTAGCTTGCTAAGCGTTCAAGACCGTAGGTAATCTCAGATGTTACTGAGTCAACCTCAATTCCTCCAACCTGCTGGAAGTAGGTAAACTGGGTAACTTCCATGCCGTCAAGCCAAACTTCCCAGCCGATTCCTGCACACCCCATTGAAGGGTTTTCCCAGTTGTCTTCAACAAAACGAATGTCATGTTCAAGTGGATTGATTCCAAGAGCTTCAAGAGACTGAAGATACAATTCCTGGATATTCTTTGGACTTGGTTTCATGATAACCTGGAACTGATGGTGTTGGAAAAGACGGTTTGGGTTTTCCCCGTAACGCCCGTCAGCTGGACGACGACTTGGTTGCACGTAGGCCGCATTCCATGGCTCTGGACCATTTGCACGCAGGAAGGTATAGGGACTCATGGTTCCTGCCCCTACCTCATTGTCATAGGCCTGCATTAGGTTGGCACCTTGGTTGCTCCAGAATTCCTGGAGGGTTAAGATGATATCTTGAAAACTTAATTGTTCACTCATAGTTTCTCCCTTGTCGTATTTACTATATCTATTTTTACATATAAAAATCGCCCACTGTGCCTAAGCACAGGGACGATAATATCGCGGTTCCACCCTGATTTACAGATTTCTCTGCCTTCATTCGTGTGATTTTTCAAAGTTGTGAAAACAGCCTCGTTGTACCTTGTACGCTTTCACTGGCCGTACTCGCTTGTGTGGTCAACTTCTATTGTCTTCTAATAATTAACAGTTTAACAAAATTTGTTAGATTGTCAAATCAAATTTGCTCAAAAAGTAATTTATCTTCCTAAGCTATGAATAAATATAGGTCTATGATTTATTTTTTCTTGCGACCTTTTTTCATCTTCTTCTGAGCTCGCTTCATGGCAGCATTCATGGCCATCTTACCCATTTTACCCTTGATTCCACCACCAAAA is a window of Streptococcaceae bacterium ESL0729 DNA encoding:
- the glyS gene encoding glycine--tRNA ligase subunit beta — its product is MMAEYLLEIGLEEMPAHLVTPSINQLAERMEKFLSENRIKFNTIKKFSTPRRLAVLVEGMSESTEAVTERVKGPSSKIARDDQGNWSKAVLGFSRGQGVDPETLIEENGYLYADKHTPGVKSSEVLEQVGREVIEKMNFSTYMKWGNNTLLFVRPIQWLISLYNEVVVPFSILEDQAGRTSRGHRFLANNDIVIESASDYEKALLDNFVIADATSRRDLITGQIDELAKKNDWTMYLEPGLLEEVNNIVEYPTAFVGSFEDKYLEVPDEVLVTSMREHQRYFEVRDAGGNLLPNFVAVRNGNAEHLENVISGNEKVLVARLEDGEFFWREDQKLSIPELVEKLKKVTFHEKIGSIYEHMMRTQLIADIIAEKLGLDDNARKNIARASEIYKFDLLTNMVGEFPELQGIMGEKYALLAGENKEVAAAIREQYLPLSADGVLPQTMEGAVLSIADKLDTLLSFITVGLTPSGSNDPYALRRATQGLVRIIEDKNLDLKLDELLNTLYKLDINGFSYENQAAVVEFIRARVAKILEGSARRDLIEAAIESTNLDVSAISQAAKVLTERANEEGFKTSVEALARVANIAAKLETELLVSEELLENDSERALYTAVHKLELSDDVAASIASLFALEEVIADFFDNTMVMAEDEGVRNNRLSILATLAAKASTIADFTKINTK
- the glyQ gene encoding glycine--tRNA ligase subunit alpha, with amino-acid sequence MSEQLSFQDIILTLQEFWSNQGANLMQAYDNEVGAGTMSPYTFLRANGPEPWNAAYVQPSRRPADGRYGENPNRLFQHHQFQVIMKPSPKNIQELYLQSLEALGINPLEHDIRFVEDNWENPSMGCAGIGWEVWLDGMEVTQFTYFQQVGGIEVDSVTSEITYGLERLASYIQKTDSVYDLEWGNGVLYGDIFTEPEYEHSKFAFEESDQEMLLTLFDTYEREATKLLDLGLVHPAYDYILKSSHTFNLLDARGAVSVTERAGYLHRVRAMARKVARTFIEERAKLGFPLLKDQKLRDKYLGENGKYAEKTAEGEK